A region of the Aggregicoccus sp. 17bor-14 genome:
CGCCTCCACTGCGCGCCGCTTCCGGATGTTGCTCAACGACCTCGGCCCCACCTTCGTGAAGCTGGGGCAGATCCTCTCCACCCGCGCGGACCTGCTGCCCGCGGAGTTCGTGGAGGAGCTCGCGCACCTGCAGGATGCCGTGGAGCCCTTCCCGCTCGCGCAGGTGCACGAGCAGATCCGCAGCTCGCTGGGCGGAGAGGTGCAGGAGTTCTTCGCCGAGATCGACCCGACCCCCCTGGCCGCGGCCTCCATCGCCCAGGTGCACCGCGCCGTCACGCGCGAGGGCGTGGAGGTGGCGGTGAAGGTGCAGCGCCCGGGCATCGGGGAGCAGATCCGCAGCGACCTCGGGGTGCTGCGCACGCTGGCGCGCCTGCTCGAGGCGACGGTGGAGGAGACGGGCATCTACAGCCCCTCGGGCATCGTGGAGGAGTTCGACCGGGCCATCCACGAGGAGCTGGACTTCCTCAACGAGGCGGCCAACACCCGCGCCTTCTACGAGAACCACCGCGAGCGCCCCTACCTGCGCGTGCCGCAGGTGCACGCGGAGCTCAGCAGCCGCACGGTGCTCACGCTGGAGTTCCTGCGCGGCACCAAGTTCAGCCAGGCGCAGCTCGCCCCCGAGCAGCGCGAGCAGCTGGCCAAGAACATCGTGGACGCGAGCTTCCGCCAGCTCTTCGAGGACGGGCTGTTCCACGGAGACCCCCACCCGGGAAACATCCTGGTGATGGAGGGCGGCGTGCTCGCCCTGCTCGACTACGGCGTGGTGGGGCGGCTGTCCAAGCCCATGCAGGACACCCTGGTGATGCTGTGCATGGCGGTGGCGCTCAAGGACAGCGACTCCGTGGCGCGCATCCTCTACCGGGTGGGCGTGCCGGACGGGCGCGCGAACCTGGTGGGCTTCCGCAACGACATCGACGGGCTGCTCAACTCGCATCTGCCCCGCACGCTCGCCGAGGTGGACGCGCAGACGCTGATGCGCGACCTGCTGGATCTCGCGGTGAAGTACCGCATCCGCATCCCCAAGGAGTACGCGCTGCTCAGCCGCGCCTCGGTGGCCACCGAGGGCATGCTGCGCACGCTCTACCCGGAGCTGGACATCCAGGCGGTGGCGCTGCCGTACGCGAAGGAGCTGCTCGCGGGCCGCTACGACATGGGGCAGCTGCAGGGCGGGCTGATGAAGACGCTCTTGCGCTTCCAGTCGCTCGCGAGCGACCTGCCCACGCAGCTGTCCCAGATCCTGCTGGACATGGAGTCCGGCAAGTTCAGCGTCACGGTGCGCGCGGACCAGTTCGACAAGCTCAACGCGAACCTGCGCGCCGCCGCGGTCATCGCCTTCCTGGGGCTGTGCGCGTGCGGCTTCATCGTGGGCGCGTTCATCTCCTTCGCCCAGAAGCCCTGGCTCTACGGCGGGGTGCCGGTGCTGGGCGTGGTGGCGATCGCGCTCGCGGCGATGCTCTTCGGCGCCGCCTTCACCTGGTACCTGTTCGGCGCGCGCTTCGGCAAGGTGCGGGTGAGCCGCTTCCTCAAACCCCGGCGCTGAAAGGGGCTCGCCGCACGCGCCCTCAGGCGGCGCGGCGAGCCCGGAGCCCCCGCTACGGAGGGGGGATGTTGCACGCCTGCGCGATGGTGCCGTTCGCGTTGAGCGCGTCGATGGCCGCCTTCGCCTGCACCAGGCCGTAGCCGTAGGTGGAGTCGTAGCCGTCGTCCCCGAGGTCCTTCGCGGTGCGCTGCATGAGGCAGCGCACCTGGTCCGCCTTGAGGCTGGGGCGCGCGCTCCACACCAGCGCGGCCACGGCGGAGGCGTGCGGGGTGGCCATGGAGGTGCCCTGCTGCACGGCGTAGTCGGAGCCGGCGACGGCGAGCGTCACGTCGCGGCCGAAGCGCGTCTTGATGTCCGCGGCGGCCACCGTGGTGACGGCGACGCTGGGCACCCACTGCGAGCGCTCGGTGTTGAGCGTGAACGCGAGCGCGTTGTCGTCCTCGGGCTTGCTGTTGCCGAAGATGATCGCCTTGGCGCCCTGCTTGATGGCGTTCTCCGCCTTCGTCTCGAAGGTGACGTCCCCGCCGCGGTCCATGTAGGCCACGAAGCCCGAGCAGGTGGCGCGATCGCCGCACGAGGTGTCCGTGCCGCCGAGGCCGCAGTTGACGAGCTGGCCGCTGTAGCTGCCGAGCGGGGCGAGCTCCACGCCCTCCCCTTCGAAGTTCTGGCCGCCCACGGTGAACTGCTCGGTGAAGACGGTGCCGCGCCCGCGGATCATCGTGGACTGCACGCCGGTGCCCGGCGCCATGAAGCTGCCCGCCTTGATGATGACGGTGCCGCCGTCGTTGGTCGGGAAGTGCTGCGAGAAGCTCGCCACGCCGCCGTCCGGGAGCACGGCGCCCACCGCGTTCACCGAGCTGTAGCCCGCCGGGTAGCCCAGCAGCTTGTCGGCGCCCGAGTTGCCCGAGGCGGCGAAGGCGAGCACGCCCGCGTCCCGCGCGTCGTTGAAGGCCGTGCGCTCCTCGTCGATCGCTGCGTCGGAGCCGAGCGAGAGGCTGATGATCTGCGCGCCCTCCTTCGTGCACCAGTTCACCGCGTCGATCACGTCCGAGGTGCTGCCCGAGCCGTCGATGCCGAGGGCGCGCGCGATGAGCAGCTGCACGCCCGGCGCCACGCCGATCACCCCGTTGGGGTCCAGCGTCGCATCCCGGGGGTTCACCTTGGCGCCGTTGGCGAACTGCGCCGCGATGGTGCCGGCCACGTGCGTGCCGTGGCCGCCGCCGACGTTCCCGTTGGTCTCGTCGCTGGGGTCGTCACTGGGCCCCGCGTCCGGCAGGCGATCCACGAAGTCCGCCCCCTTGAGGTAGGGGATGGTCAGCTCCGGGTGGGTGCGATCGATGCCGCTGTCGATGACGCAGACCTTGATGCCCGCGCCGGTGGGGGCGCCCACGTCCAGGATGCCGTCGCCGTTCGCGTCCCACACGTCCGAGGCCTGCACCATCCGGACCCCGCGCGTCTCCTCGCCCGCGCTGCCGGCGGACGCCGGCGCCGCCTTGAGCACGGACACGGGCGGCAGCGCGTTCCAGCCGAGGGCGTAGACCTTGCGGTCCGGAGAGATCTGCTCCACGTCCGGGTTGCGCGCGAGCGCGGCGAGCTCGGCGGGCGTGAGGCGCGCGGCCACCGTGCGCAGCCGGGGGAAGGTGAGCTTCACCTTGCCGCCCAGGGCCGTGACCTTGCTCGCGTCCGCGGCCCGGCCCTCCTTGAAGCGCACCAGCACCGGCTCGCGGCCCTCCTCGTCCGAGGGCCGGGTGGACCGCAGCTGCTGCTGGGCGCTGCCCACGCTGGCGCTGAAGTCCACGCAAGAGCCCGCGTCCGGTGCGCTCGCCTCGTTGTTGTTGCAGCCCACCAGCGTCAGCACCGCACACAGCGCCAGTCGCTTCATTCGTCGGATCTCCGTTGTGGCTCCGCCCGTAGCTCCGTCCTTCCGGGACCACCCGCCGGGCGCGCGCAGTGCGGGCATTCAAGCACGGCGCGCCCCCCCGAGCCCACCCCTTCCGCGCGGTGCTGTCTCCTCGGGGACCAGGCGGCCGCGGGGTGTCCGAAATGCCCTAGCACCCGCGCCCTAGCCCTCTGCAGGGTGCGCGGCCTCCGTACCGCCCTTGCGCGCGGCGCGGGTGGCGAGCCGGGTCTTCGCCCGATCCGCCACGACGTAGAAGGCAGGCACCACCAGCAGGCTGAGCACGGTGGAGACCGAGAGCCCGCCGAGCACCGCGACCGCCATGGGCGCGCGCGTCTCGCTGCCGGCGCCCAGGCCCAGCGCCGCGGGCACGGCGGCCATCATGGTGGCGACCGACGTCATCATGATGGGGCGCAGGCGCGTGGGGCCGGCGCGCAGCATCGCGCCGTGCGCATCGAGCCCCTCCTCGCGCGCCTGGGTGGCGTAGTCCACGAGGATGATCGAGTTCTTCTTCACGATGCCCATCAAGAGCAGCAGGCCGATCATGCTGAAGATGTTGAGCGAGGTGCCGGTGGCCCACAGCGCGAAGCCCGCACCGGCCACCGAGAGCGGCAGGATGGTGAGCAC
Encoded here:
- a CDS encoding AarF/ABC1/UbiB kinase family protein, coding for MNLQELNRVRQIGVIAARHGFGELTERAGVWRMLGKRERVEVSADAQRASTARRFRMLLNDLGPTFVKLGQILSTRADLLPAEFVEELAHLQDAVEPFPLAQVHEQIRSSLGGEVQEFFAEIDPTPLAAASIAQVHRAVTREGVEVAVKVQRPGIGEQIRSDLGVLRTLARLLEATVEETGIYSPSGIVEEFDRAIHEELDFLNEAANTRAFYENHRERPYLRVPQVHAELSSRTVLTLEFLRGTKFSQAQLAPEQREQLAKNIVDASFRQLFEDGLFHGDPHPGNILVMEGGVLALLDYGVVGRLSKPMQDTLVMLCMAVALKDSDSVARILYRVGVPDGRANLVGFRNDIDGLLNSHLPRTLAEVDAQTLMRDLLDLAVKYRIRIPKEYALLSRASVATEGMLRTLYPELDIQAVALPYAKELLAGRYDMGQLQGGLMKTLLRFQSLASDLPTQLSQILLDMESGKFSVTVRADQFDKLNANLRAAAVIAFLGLCACGFIVGAFISFAQKPWLYGGVPVLGVVAIALAAMLFGAAFTWYLFGARFGKVRVSRFLKPRR
- a CDS encoding S8 family serine peptidase, with amino-acid sequence MKRLALCAVLTLVGCNNNEASAPDAGSCVDFSASVGSAQQQLRSTRPSDEEGREPVLVRFKEGRAADASKVTALGGKVKLTFPRLRTVAARLTPAELAALARNPDVEQISPDRKVYALGWNALPPVSVLKAAPASAGSAGEETRGVRMVQASDVWDANGDGILDVGAPTGAGIKVCVIDSGIDRTHPELTIPYLKGADFVDRLPDAGPSDDPSDETNGNVGGGHGTHVAGTIAAQFANGAKVNPRDATLDPNGVIGVAPGVQLLIARALGIDGSGSTSDVIDAVNWCTKEGAQIISLSLGSDAAIDEERTAFNDARDAGVLAFAASGNSGADKLLGYPAGYSSVNAVGAVLPDGGVASFSQHFPTNDGGTVIIKAGSFMAPGTGVQSTMIRGRGTVFTEQFTVGGQNFEGEGVELAPLGSYSGQLVNCGLGGTDTSCGDRATCSGFVAYMDRGGDVTFETKAENAIKQGAKAIIFGNSKPEDDNALAFTLNTERSQWVPSVAVTTVAAADIKTRFGRDVTLAVAGSDYAVQQGTSMATPHASAVAALVWSARPSLKADQVRCLMQRTAKDLGDDGYDSTYGYGLVQAKAAIDALNANGTIAQACNIPPP